CAAAGATTTCAAAATAGCTTTTCATGTAATACTTCAATTACTCATAACTCTAATTTGAGAATATAATAGAAAATGAAATCCGGGAAATAAATAAACGATTGAATTTCTCAGAGCCACTAAATATGCTTGTaccttcaaatataattaaaccTTTGTCTGCTCCACAAAAGAATACATGGCCAATAATGCTACATCTATTTTTCAGTGGATGATTGCCTTTGGCATATTATTCTATGCTTCTTGAGTAGATTTTACATGTTTTATTAATGATTTAAAGTATGATATAACATGaaaaaattgtattgaaaccatTTGGACAATCTGGTAGTTGGacattaacaaaaaaaattatatttcccaTCAAATTTCTGTAAGGTCCCTCTCTAACATTTGTCATTAGCCAAACAAGTCACTCACAAAGATAGCATCGAGGCTTTATGGGCCTATCGATACGATGATGATGCGTCGCATTTTCAATATATGCCATGAAAAAGATGGCCAACCGTGCAAAATCACATCAACATCAAGAATTCAAGTCAGGCCGTAGGAGAGGATCCACATGGCGCCTTGTTCTATTATTGAGATAACGGTCGGTCTACTCGACTCATTATCATCTCTAACTAACTTTCACTCTTACAATTAATATCGAAGTCAAAATCATGTATTCGAAGCAACTAACAGAACACATATTGTTAGGAGCAAAAACTGATTTAACGATAATTCGAAACATGAGGAATTTGGGTATGATACTTTGTGTCCAACCCAATCCGGATCGATTCGAAAAATTCAGGTAATTTGGATATTATTGGGAGTAAATTGCTCCTCGGTCGGGtatttttacaatttttaatttatatataatattattaatttaatttaattaaaataaaaatcgtgttattttagtaatatattatgctaatatatactattttttttgtatgttttatatctaaaaattatatatttaatttaataaatttttctgttaatttttttaaaatcaactaATAATAGAACCCGAGTGGCCCGATTATCTAGGGTTGAGATATAAAAGtataagagtaggtctcatgtgagacatTCTCACgaatcctaatctgtgagacgagtcaaccctacacatattcacaataaaaaataatactcttaacataaaaaattatatttttgcatggatgatctaaataagagattcgtctcataaatacgacttgacgtctcacacaagttttaccAAAATATAAAACCCAGATAACTCACACATGTGCGGTGTGCCCACCACATCCAATTTAATTACAAAATTTACTTGATAGAGATGCTGGAATTTATCTTTTACAACGATAACTACTGCCAACAAATGCTGTGAGTCACCAAATACCTTATATTGGACCTCACAACTCATGataataatattacaaaaaCAACATACTTTGAACTAAAAAAATATGGAagtaaaatactaaaaaaaaaaaaatcaaaaaaggTCATTTTTCGAAACTAAGCCATAGGTAGTGAGCAGATGATTTTTATCACTTGATCCACGCACAACTCTAAAACTCTCTCGGGTCGACGAAAATGGACGGACCAGGAGATGACTTGGTCCAGTCACCCGTGGCTCCGTCGCTGTATTCTTCCCCTAATCGTTTTATGCACCATAAGTCCTCCGGGCACGATAGAATTTTCCAATGTGGAATCCCGAATCTGAGCGGCTCCCGGCTAGCCACCTCCGTGGCCACCACTCCGCAGTCATGTTCCTTTGCAAGATTGTGGGCCAGCCTACATAAAGCTCTTATAAGTTTAACAGCGTTTGGGCCTTCACCTCCAAGCCCATACAGAAAATGGAACCCAAAAGGCCTAAAAACTTCAGGCACCGACGGCAAACTCAACCAGGGCAAAGCCTGGTCCACCACACGAGTAGTCTTAGCCAATGCTCTTCTCACTCGCGACGCGCCGCGAACCTCGAGCCGGAACACGTCTTTACAGTTCCACACGCTGAGAACCGCCCACGACTCCGGCGGACTAGCCAGAAACTCGGCGGCCCCCGGCCATGACTCGGCGGAGTACGACCCTCTCGGCACGGCCAGGAACGTTCCTAAGCTGAGTTCATTTTTCAAGACAGAGTCGATGTCCCGTGGGAAAAACTCGGTGGTGGAGAACCGCCGACGGTAGACGGCCTCCGCGTCGACGGGGCCGAGCCTGATGACCACAACCTTCTTGCTGATCTTGACTCGGTGGGCGAACACGGGCTGGACTAGAATGGAAGGGGTACGGAATCTTGAGTAGCCACATTTTTCAGTGAAGAGTTTGACAGATGCTTCGTTATCATTTTCAGTAGCCATGTATGAATATTCAGCGCCATTTTCTCCGAACCATCGCTCTATTTCCCGCACTAGCTTCAACCCAATTCCCATTCTCCTGCAAGCGTCCAAAAAACATTAAACAAATTAATACTGAAAAACCAGTCGTCCCCACATGTAAAAAGAAGTAAACTTTTAAACAGCAAGCACTCATTTCTTTTAGAGTGTCTGCGTTAATATATCATACGTGGTATGAGCCAAAGGAATATTTAAATAAGTCGGCAAACAATAATTAGTTGAGCCACCATCCATTTTTGGAATACCACTTGATAAACCGTGGACTATTGTTGAATGAGACAAGATTTATAACGTGAGACAAATTCGAGTGATGAGCAAGAAATGGAAAAGGATGGGTTTCTCTACCGACGAGAGGGGGAGACACGGAGGCCTAAAATATAGGCAAGTTTAGTGTACACAGGGTGGGGTTGATTCGCTTTCGTGGGGCAGTTATTGCCGCTTCTGGGGAGCTTCTTCCCGCAAGTAACGGTTTTGATGCAACCCCTGATCATCCCCACTATTTCTCTCCTCCCCTCATCCTCTCCCCCGCCGCCCAACACCGCCATCTCCGCCACCTGAGACGTCCACAGAACAGAAACCCAAGTGAGTTACCAAAACAATGATGGTGGAAATTAAAGTTAACAGAAACtaatgaaggaaatgatcgATATTACTAACCAGCATGAGGTAGGCGGGAGAGTGGCGGACCCGGCAAATGGGGTCTCCCAAGAGGTCGGTGAATAGGGAGAGCTTCCCACTGGGCCCGACCTCACACCTATTCTCCACTTCCTCCACTGCACTACAGTCTTTCTTCGCATCATATTCTCTCACCACCACCGCCGCCATGCCACCGTCAGCAACCATTCCTCCCTTCTAAATATAAAGATCACAGCTTTTTTCCAAGGCCACTAAATTATAGGTGGGTCTAATAAAGTGTGACTGAAGCTGGAAAAGCAACGGCCGAAAATCTTATCGAAATATGAAAGAAGCAAAAGATTTAAAGCAAGAGAAGCCTGGAGAAAGGACAGCCCGAGAAAAGGAACGAGAATCTTAAATCTTAAAATTTCTATAAAGCCACAGTACTGATGCGAGAGTCACAAGCTAGCTTCGTCATTCATTTCATTTATTTTCTCACTGAGGTATAAATTTCAGAGTAGTGACCCCTTTTTATACTTGAATTTCGGAGTGCCCACCCTCCCTCTAATATAATCCGATTATTATGGACCCATAATATTTGGGATACAAAAAGTttgtaaaatattatattttaataagaAAAAAACTCTAATTTATGATAACATTCAATTTATAcgcaatattttaaatttttagtaaATTACAGTGAAATTTTAATGTATCTTATTATATGTGACAAATTATAAGGACCGAGCTTATTTGGTTGCTAGCGATTTAGAAAGAAAAAAGACATATTAATCAA
This is a stretch of genomic DNA from Primulina eburnea isolate SZY01 chromosome 11, ASM2296580v1, whole genome shotgun sequence. It encodes these proteins:
- the LOC140806134 gene encoding probable N-acetyltransferase HLS1, which encodes MVADGGMAAVVVREYDAKKDCSAVEEVENRCEVGPSGKLSLFTDLLGDPICRVRHSPAYLMLVAEMAVLGGGGEDEGRREIVGMIRGCIKTVTCGKKLPRSGNNCPTKANQPHPVYTKLAYILGLRVSPSRRRMGIGLKLVREIERWFGENGAEYSYMATENDNEASVKLFTEKCGYSRFRTPSILVQPVFAHRVKISKKVVVIRLGPVDAEAVYRRRFSTTEFFPRDIDSVLKNELSLGTFLAVPRGSYSAESWPGAAEFLASPPESWAVLSVWNCKDVFRLEVRGASRVRRALAKTTRVVDQALPWLSLPSVPEVFRPFGFHFLYGLGGEGPNAVKLIRALCRLAHNLAKEHDCGVVATEVASREPLRFGIPHWKILSCPEDLWCIKRLGEEYSDGATGDWTKSSPGPSIFVDPREF